Genomic DNA from Candidatus Koribacter versatilis Ellin345:
CTTTGCTCGGTGCGTTTGTCAACTACGCGCTGCAGAACGACCGCGTACACCACGACTATCTCGTCAATTACACAAACGCTGCGTTTATCGTGAAGGATGGTTTCAAGCTTCCCGAGGATGGACTGTACTCCGGCTATGACGCGGAGAAACATACCTACGACAAGAGCACTTGGAATTACGAAGAGGGCGGCAATTTAACGGGCAAGGCAGTGTCGGGAACCGCCGGGACTGGACAACCGCCCGCGAAGGCGAACATCGTTGCCGCTTCCGCACACCCCGCAGAGCAGGCTCCCGCACAGCATGGGATACCGGCAGCCGGTGCGACACTGCCGACGTTGCCGCCGAACATTGCCTACGACACCTCGCTCCAGCATCCGCGCTGCGTTTATCAACTGCTGAAGAAACAGTATTCGCGCTACACGCCGGAGCTTGTCGAACGCATTACCGGAATTCCGAAAGAACAGATTGTGCAAGCTGCGGACTTGTTTACTTCTGTACGCAAGAACGGCGATCCGAGGCAAGTTGGCACCATCATTTATGCCGTGGGGTGGACCCAGCATAGCTCGGGAACACAGACGATTCGTGCGGGCGCAATGCTGCAACTCTTGCTCGGAAACATTGGGCGCGCTGGCGGCGGGATGAACGCGTTACGTGGACACTCCAATATTCAAGGCGCTACCGATATGGCCGGGATTTTCGACATTCTGCCGGGATACCTGAAGGTTCCGACGCCTGCCGACGCCGATCTCACTGCTTATCTGAGTCGCACAACCCCGAAGACCGCAAAGCCCAATGAGTGGGCGTCGTTCAACTATTGGTCAAATACGCCGCGCTTCATGGTGTCGTTCTTGAAGTCGATGTACGGCGACGCGGCGAAAAAAGAGAACGGGTTCGCATTCGACTATCTGCCGAAGGTGGATCGCAACTATTCGTGGACTGAGATTTGGGATGGGATGTATCGCGGGGAAGTGAAAGGCATTTTCGCGTTTGGCATGAACGGCGTGATGATCGGCCCGAATAATCAAAAGAACATCAACGCGCTGAAGAAGGCCGACTGGCTGGTCGTATGCGAAATCTACCCTGACGAGACGAGCGAGTTCTGGAAATCTCCGGGAATTACTCCGGAGGAGATGAAGTCGATCAACACGACTGTCTATCGTCTGCCGGGTGCCGGTTTCGCTGAGAAAGACGGCACGATGGTAAATTCGGCACGCTGGCTGCAGTGGAAATGGGCCGCGGTGCCGCCTCCGGGAGACGCGAAACTCGATCAGGAAATCTTGTCGCGAATCTTCCTGAATGTGCGGGACCTTTACAAGGCGCAGGGCGGCAGATTCCCGGATCCCATCCTGAATGCTTCGTGGAACTACACCAACAAGCAGAATCCGTCGCTCTCTGAAATTGCCAAAGAACTCAATGGCAAGGCGCTTGTGGACGTGACGGACGATGCTACGCAGACGACCATCAAGGCCGGACAGCAGTTGCCGGGCTTCGCTTTTCTCCGTGACGATGGTTCCACTACGAGCGGGAACTGGCTCTACTGCGGCTCGTGGACGGAAGCCGGCGCGATGATGCAACGCCGCGGCACTGATGATCCGTCGGGGCAGGGGATTTATCAGAATTGGGCGTGGTCCTGGCCCGCCAATCGCCGAGTGCTCTACAACCGCGCTTCGTGCGACGCGAACGGCAAGCCTTGGGACGCATCTCGCAGCCAAGTGTGGTGGAACGAGTCGTCGAAGAAGTGGGTTGGCAACGATGTACCCGACTTCAAGGCAGATTCGGTTCCGACGGAACACATGGGGCCGTTCATCATGAACCCGGAGGGCGTTGCTCGCCTGTTCGTTCCGCTTGGACAGGTTGCCGACGGTCCATTCCCTGAGCATTACGAGACTTTCGAGAGCCCAGTGAAAAACTTGCTGCACCCGCAGCAGAACAATAATCCGGTAGCCAAGAAGTTCAAGAGTGACCTCGACAAGTTCGGTACACCCGAAGAAGGCTACAACATCGTTTGTACGACCTACCGCCTTACCGAGCACTACCACTACTGGACGAAGAACAATCCAATGAACGTTCAGTTGGTGCCGGAGCCGTTCGTCGAAATTCCGGCGGAACTTGCGAACGAGATGGGCATCCGCGGCGGCGAGAAGGTGAAGATCAGCAGCGCCAGAAATCATTACATCGCCAAGGCCATGGTCACCCGGCGCATCCGCGGAATGATGATTGACGGCAAGAAGACCTATCAGATAGGAATCCCGATCCATTGGGGATATCGAGGTATCCAGGAAGATGCTGGTCGGACCGCGCTAACGATGGTCAACGGTCTTACCGCAGCCGTTATCGACCCCAACGCGTTCACACCTGAATTCAAGGGTTTCCTCGTGAAACTCGAGAAAGTCTAAGGAGAAAAAGATGGCAAGCAAGCTTCTCCAGATCAAGGCGATCTCGGGCCACGCAGGAGTGGCGCCTGGCGCGAACATGTCGCGCGACTATGACGTGTGCAAGCTCGTCGACACAACCACGTGTATCGGCTGCAAGGCGTGCGAGGTCGCGTGTCTCGAGTGGAACGGATACGACTTCCAGCCAACAACGTTCGACAATACATACCAGACGATGCCAGACACGTCATGGAACTACTGGAACTTGATCCGCTTCGATGAGCACGTGAACGAGGATGGAAGCTTTAGCTGGTTGATGCGCAAGGACCAATGCATGCATTGCGAGGACCCAGGATGCCTGGCAGCGTGCCCCGCCGACGGCGCCATCGTGCAGTATGAGAATGGCATCGTTGATTTCAACCAGGCGAACTGCATCGGTTGTCAGTATTGCGTTACCGGATGTCCCTTCAATATTCCGAAATTCAATCCCACAACGAAAAAAGTCTTCAAATGTACGCTGTGTTCCGATCGCGTTGGCGCGGGACTCGAGCCTGCATGCATCAAGGCATGTCCGACCGGGTGCCTGCACTTCGGTTCTAAAGAAGACATGAAAGATCTTGCGAACAAGCGCGCCACGCAGCTCCGAGAGCACACAGCTCATCAGAATGCGGGTGTGTACGATCCTGAAGGAGTTGGGGGAACGCACGTTATCTATGTGCTTCATGACATCAATAATCCCGAGAAGTACGGTGGCCTGCCGAAAAACCCGACGGTAAATCCGATGGTTCGACTTTGGAAGGGACCATTGAAATGGATTGGAGGGCTGGGAATGATATTCGGCGCCGTCGGTATTGCGTTCCATTACTTGAGGTACGGGCCGAAGGAAGCTGAAATTCATCCGGGAGGCGATCGTGAGCGAAATTAGCCACGCTGTTCTCCGCCATGAACCGCCAGCGGGCCGCATTCAGCGGTTCACCTGGACGGAACGACTGATGCACTGGTACACGGCTGTTACTTATATTTATTGCGGCATCAGTGGCCTCGCGTTTTTCAGTCCACATCTGTATTGGATGGCGCTGCTTCTTGGTGGCGCGCCAAGTGCACGCGTGTGGCACCCGATCGTCGGGCTCGGATTCGTGGCGGGAATTTTCTGGATGCACCACTGCTGGGCGCGAGACCTCACTCTTGATGAAGACGATCGTCTCTGGCTCAAGAACGTGAAGTACTACATCAAAAATGAGGACGAGAAGTTGCCGCCGCAGGGCAAATATGACGCGGGGCAGAAGATTTACTACTGGGTCATGCTCGGTGCATCGATCCTGCTTATACTGACGGGCTTTTTCATGTGGTATCCCGAGATCCTGTCGCGGAGCATGCATTGGGCGCTCCCAATCTTGGTTTTCTTCCACGCGGTCGCGGCGCTGCTTACGATTGGCGGCGTGATGATCCACATTTACATGTCGGTCTCGAACGTGCCGGGCAGTTTGAAAGCGATGACGGAAGGTCACGTTTCGCGTGGCTGGGCGATGTTGCACGCGCCCAAATGGTATGCGCGAATAACCGCGAGGGAACCTCGCTGATGCGTGGCGTTTCGAATCCATGGCAGGAGAAGATCGATCGGGCGAAAGCCCTCATAACTCAATCCGACGCGGCCGCTGAGATCCTACGGTTTTACGCTGATATTGTCGGATTCCAGGAAACGGTATACAGCGCGCTCGATGATCGACATCGAATGCCCGAAGCCATGGCCGCTTTCATCCCTGGAATGCTCGCACTGATGGCGACACGGGGAACGTTCCAACTTAAACAAATTGCAGACTTTGCGCGCGAACTCGAATGGGCTGATGAGCTAAGTTCCTATTGGAAGGAACGAGTTACGGCGACCTACACGCCTATATCGTTAATATCGCAATCAATCCTTCAGCCTTTTGCGCGAAAACTTGCTACGACTGTTAATCGACAGGAAAGCTGGTTAAAGCCGGAATGTCCTGTTTGCGGATGTTTACCGCAACTGGCGGTTTTGCGCCCTGAGGGCGATGGGGCCAAACGACACCTGCTTTGCGGACTGTGCAGAACGGAGTGGGAATATCGTCGTGTGATCTGCGTGTACTGCGGAGAACTCGATAAGGAGAAGTTGCCTGTTTTTACCAACGAGCTCACACTCCACGTAAGGACATCGGGTTGCGATACGTGCCGTAGATACCTCAAATGCGTTGACCTTAGCGTAGACGGTCATGCCGTTCCAGAGGTGGAGGACATAGCTACACTAGCCGTCAGCGTTTGGATGATCGAGCAGGGATTTCAGCCGATCAGAGCGAATCTTTTCGGATTTTGAAGCGCTTCACCGTTCGCGGATCATCTCGGAAGATGCCCGTGATCGTGATTCAAAGATACCGGCAATAGATGATCCATGAGCTCGGACGCATCGGTGTCTGCCGATAAGAATGCGAAGGTCTGACGTCTGACACGGTCCACCATCACAAGGTTGCTTTCTGAGAGCAGAATGCAGCACGTCGAGGAACAGACTACTCGAGTGGGTGCGCTCATCCAACGAGCTTCGGCCTCGCGTACGATTCGGATCTCAAAACCTCGAAAGAGCTCCTGGTGGCGGCCACCTAATTGAGAGAGCAGACCCTCATCGTTCGTTTGGATGGACCCGTTTTCACCGACGAGTTTGAAGCGCATTTCAACGAAGCGCTTCAGAAGATCGGGCACAGGTTCACGACAATAAGACATCTGCGTGCGACCTCAAAGTTCGTTCGATGAAACGAGAGAGTTGGGCGGCCCCATACTGTGGTGATCCGGCATAACGGAAGCGCAGTGCGTCAAGGCCGCCTATGTGATCGATAACCGATCGCCTGTTTTCTGCCATCTGCGCCATTGAGTGCGGCAGTCGTTCCACGCTGTTCATCAGGAACCGTCGCGTATAGGACCCGGTAACTCGGGCGAGATGCGCCGTTCCAGTTCGAATGCGCTCCAAAAATATGATCAGGCTCGGCATGCAGACCCGCGAGGTCTTCAAGTCAAGTTGCGGAGCCGCAATCTCAAAGCCGATCTCGCCATTCGCCGTGGGGTTGGGCGACCACTGAGAGAGTTCGGGAAAATAAGCAGTGGCATCAGACAACAACTTTAGGGGCGCATCTAGACCGTGAACCTCAAGGCTGGCACCGGCGCGACGAACATACACCCAATCGTCAGAGAGAAAATCGAAACCTTGCTTTGCGAGGGCAACAGCGAGCGTTGATTTGCCCGCCATCGAATGGCCGGCGAGGAGAATTCCGTGGCCCTCGCTAACCAGGCAGGCGCTGTGCAATGGAAGCACGCCGACAGCGCAACCCATCACGCCCAGAATCAGTGGAATAATTCGCTGGTTCCAGAAATTCGAATCGCTAGCGACTTCCTCGGAAACCCATCCCTCGACCGACTTCTCAAGCAAGTCCAGAAGGAATGTGTTTTCGCCAAAACGGGCGACGACG
This window encodes:
- a CDS encoding formate dehydrogenase accessory protein FdhE, with the protein product MRGVSNPWQEKIDRAKALITQSDAAAEILRFYADIVGFQETVYSALDDRHRMPEAMAAFIPGMLALMATRGTFQLKQIADFARELEWADELSSYWKERVTATYTPISLISQSILQPFARKLATTVNRQESWLKPECPVCGCLPQLAVLRPEGDGAKRHLLCGLCRTEWEYRRVICVYCGELDKEKLPVFTNELTLHVRTSGCDTCRRYLKCVDLSVDGHAVPEVEDIATLAVSVWMIEQGFQPIRANLFGF
- the fdxH gene encoding formate dehydrogenase subunit beta codes for the protein MASKLLQIKAISGHAGVAPGANMSRDYDVCKLVDTTTCIGCKACEVACLEWNGYDFQPTTFDNTYQTMPDTSWNYWNLIRFDEHVNEDGSFSWLMRKDQCMHCEDPGCLAACPADGAIVQYENGIVDFNQANCIGCQYCVTGCPFNIPKFNPTTKKVFKCTLCSDRVGAGLEPACIKACPTGCLHFGSKEDMKDLANKRATQLREHTAHQNAGVYDPEGVGGTHVIYVLHDINNPEKYGGLPKNPTVNPMVRLWKGPLKWIGGLGMIFGAVGIAFHYLRYGPKEAEIHPGGDRERN
- a CDS encoding formate dehydrogenase subunit gamma; its protein translation is MSEISHAVLRHEPPAGRIQRFTWTERLMHWYTAVTYIYCGISGLAFFSPHLYWMALLLGGAPSARVWHPIVGLGFVAGIFWMHHCWARDLTLDEDDRLWLKNVKYYIKNEDEKLPPQGKYDAGQKIYYWVMLGASILLILTGFFMWYPEILSRSMHWALPILVFFHAVAALLTIGGVMIHIYMSVSNVPGSLKAMTEGHVSRGWAMLHAPKWYARITAREPR
- the fdnG gene encoding formate dehydrogenase-N subunit alpha, which encodes MTNGWVDIKNTDMMLVMGGNPAENHPCGFKWAIEAKRTRNAKLIVVDPRYTRTAAVSDLFIQLRAGTDIALLGAFVNYALQNDRVHHDYLVNYTNAAFIVKDGFKLPEDGLYSGYDAEKHTYDKSTWNYEEGGNLTGKAVSGTAGTGQPPAKANIVAASAHPAEQAPAQHGIPAAGATLPTLPPNIAYDTSLQHPRCVYQLLKKQYSRYTPELVERITGIPKEQIVQAADLFTSVRKNGDPRQVGTIIYAVGWTQHSSGTQTIRAGAMLQLLLGNIGRAGGGMNALRGHSNIQGATDMAGIFDILPGYLKVPTPADADLTAYLSRTTPKTAKPNEWASFNYWSNTPRFMVSFLKSMYGDAAKKENGFAFDYLPKVDRNYSWTEIWDGMYRGEVKGIFAFGMNGVMIGPNNQKNINALKKADWLVVCEIYPDETSEFWKSPGITPEEMKSINTTVYRLPGAGFAEKDGTMVNSARWLQWKWAAVPPPGDAKLDQEILSRIFLNVRDLYKAQGGRFPDPILNASWNYTNKQNPSLSEIAKELNGKALVDVTDDATQTTIKAGQQLPGFAFLRDDGSTTSGNWLYCGSWTEAGAMMQRRGTDDPSGQGIYQNWAWSWPANRRVLYNRASCDANGKPWDASRSQVWWNESSKKWVGNDVPDFKADSVPTEHMGPFIMNPEGVARLFVPLGQVADGPFPEHYETFESPVKNLLHPQQNNNPVAKKFKSDLDKFGTPEEGYNIVCTTYRLTEHYHYWTKNNPMNVQLVPEPFVEIPAELANEMGIRGGEKVKISSARNHYIAKAMVTRRIRGMMIDGKKTYQIGIPIHWGYRGIQEDAGRTALTMVNGLTAAVIDPNAFTPEFKGFLVKLEKV
- a CDS encoding HPr kinase is translated as MNCQTFAFAEMCGYIGGTLVCEERTLTFVPTTTEFRTLLRCAGVFCSLSSNSETVIEAFRPWLITDCTEPELTINIRVLTFSPGLAPTQFRGMEHLVVARFGENTFLLDLLEKSVEGWVSEEVASDSNFWNQRIIPLILGVMGCAVGVLPLHSACLVSEGHGILLAGHSMAGKSTLAVALAKQGFDFLSDDWVYVRRAGASLEVHGLDAPLKLLSDATAYFPELSQWSPNPTANGEIGFEIAAPQLDLKTSRVCMPSLIIFLERIRTGTAHLARVTGSYTRRFLMNSVERLPHSMAQMAENRRSVIDHIGGLDALRFRYAGSPQYGAAQLSRFIERTLRSHADVLLS